The genomic region CGGCCCTCATCGGTGCGGGCGGAAAAGTGACCGCGCTCCCGCGAGGACGGCATCGTTTTTTTTATTATTTTTCCGAGCTGGGTTGTCAGGAATTCATGGAACCCCCCCGGCTGCGCGGAGGGACTTTTTGTCGAAATAAGACGAATGCGGTCCACTTCGTCCTTTTCCTTTATCTCCATGATAAGGTTAATGCTGCTATCGGTTACACCCAGCACCAGCACCCTGCCCGCCAGATCCACCACCTGGAGGAATTTATTCGGCCCCATCGGTGAAACAAGGAGCGTCTGCACGCCGGCGCCCCCGGGAAGCTGTATCCCCGCGCGCCGGGTGACAAACCTAAAGAAGTAATAAAACCCGCCGACGAGCATGCCGATCACAATGAGCGTCTTGATGATGGTCCAGGCGTAGGACTCCTCCTCCACGGTAGGTTCTTCATAGCGGTAGAGGTCCTCGGCGCCCGCCTCGGGCGCATCCTTCGCTTTCTTTTCCCCGGACGCGGCGCCATTATCGGCAACCTGCTCCCCGGGGACCCCCTTTTCCGAATCGGCCTGATTTTTCTCGCGCTCGACGGCCTTGTCGACCTTGTCGTTCCGGGCGGACTTCATATCCTCGGCTGCCGCCACCCTGGCACGCTCGCGCGCGGCCTCTGCGCCATATATGGGACATAATCCAGTCACCACACAAAAAATAATAAGGCACGCCGCGGCTGCAACCGCTCCCAGCGGCCTGTCCGGTATACCTGCTTTTCCGTTTCGTCTCATTATGTCTCTTTAATGTCCGTACTTTCTTCCCATAAATAAAACACCGTACGCGACCCCCGACAACCCGAGATC from Spirochaetota bacterium harbors:
- a CDS encoding flagellar biosynthetic protein FliO, with amino-acid sequence MKSARNDKVDKAVEREKNQADSEKGVPGEQVADNGAASGEKKAKDAPEAGAEDLYRYEEPTVEEESYAWTIIKTLIVIGMLVGGFYYFFRFVTRRAGIQLPGGAGVQTLLVSPMGPNKFLQVVDLAGRVLVLGVTDSSINLIMEIKEKDEVDRIRLISTKSPSAQPGGFHEFLTTQLGKIIKKTMPSSRERGHFSARTDEGRSDRIDYIVRQRERLKKLNGMNDEE